A genomic stretch from Deltaproteobacteria bacterium includes:
- a CDS encoding nucleotidyltransferase family protein: protein MDVVDLLARHRPEILRLAEAHGARNVRLFGSAARGEAGDESDIDVLVTMEPGRSLLDLVGLSQDLEQLLGRQVDVVSDRGLSPYLRDHILAEARAL, encoded by the coding sequence ATGGACGTTGTCGATCTTCTCGCCCGCCACCGACCGGAGATTCTTCGCCTGGCCGAAGCCCATGGGGCTCGCAACGTGCGCCTCTTCGGCTCGGCGGCGCGCGGTGAGGCAGGCGACGAGAGCGACATCGATGTGCTGGTCACCATGGAACCCGGTCGGTCCCTGCTCGATCTCGTTGGCCTGTCCCAGGATCTCGAGCAGTTGCTCGGGCGCCAGGTTGATGTCGTCTCGGATCGTGGCCTCAGTCCCTACCTCCGCGACCATATCCTCGCTGAGGCTCGGGCATTGTGA